In Balaenoptera acutorostrata chromosome 19, mBalAcu1.1, whole genome shotgun sequence, the following proteins share a genomic window:
- the GMFG gene encoding glia maturation factor gamma, producing the protein MSDSLVVCEVDPELKEKLRKFRFRKETDNAAIIMKVDKDRQMVVLEEEFQNISPEELKMELPERQPRFVVYSYKYTHADGRVSYPLCFIFSSPVGCKPEQQMMYAGSKNRLVQTAELTKVFEIRTTDDLTEAWLQEKLSFFR; encoded by the exons ATG TCTGACTCCCTGGTGGTGTGCGAGGTGGACCCAGAGCTAAAGGAAAAGCTGAGGAAATTTCGCTTCCGGAAAGAGACGGACAATGCGGCCATAATAA TGAAGGTGGACAAAGACCGGCAGATGGTGGTGTTGGAGGAAGAATTTCAG AATATTTCTCCAGAGGAACTAAAAATGGAGTTGCCAGAGAGACAGCCCAG GTTCGTGGTCTACAGCTACAAGTACACGCACGCCGATGGCCGAGTGTCCTACCCCTTGTGTTTCATCTTCTCCAGCCCCGTGG GCTGCAAGCCTGAACAACAGATGATGTACGCAGGGAGCAAAAACAGGCTGGTGCAGACGGCAGAGCTCACAAAG GTGTTTGAAATCCGCACCACTGATGACCTCACAGAGGCCTGGCTCCAAGAGAAGTTGTCTTTCTTTCGCTGA